Proteins encoded within one genomic window of Pseudalkalibacillus sp. SCS-8:
- a CDS encoding TetR/AcrR family transcriptional regulator, which translates to MGKKKVPSLVKDEKLIQKRREEMVKAAVTLFKEKGFHRTTTREIAKAAGFSIGTLYEYIRTKEDVLYLVCDSIYDEVRSRLQSEIVMDQPGINRLKEAIAAYFKVMDEMQDEVLVMYQEAKSLSDEALPYVLRKEIEMTGMFEKLIQRSVDAGNLSLTEKEVNLLAHNIMTQGQMWTFRRWVLQKEHTLESYTQFQIQLLLNGIAMDQTTTHV; encoded by the coding sequence TTGGGGAAAAAGAAAGTACCATCATTAGTCAAAGATGAAAAGCTCATTCAGAAGCGTAGAGAAGAAATGGTGAAAGCAGCAGTGACTCTTTTCAAAGAAAAAGGATTTCACCGGACGACTACAAGAGAAATCGCCAAGGCAGCAGGTTTCAGCATCGGTACGCTTTATGAATATATCCGGACGAAGGAAGACGTCCTTTATCTGGTGTGTGACTCGATTTACGATGAAGTACGCTCAAGGCTTCAAAGTGAAATTGTCATGGATCAGCCAGGCATTAACAGGCTCAAAGAGGCCATTGCCGCGTATTTTAAAGTAATGGATGAAATGCAGGATGAAGTGCTTGTCATGTATCAGGAAGCGAAATCGTTGTCTGACGAGGCGCTTCCATACGTCCTAAGAAAAGAAATCGAAATGACAGGCATGTTTGAAAAGCTGATCCAACGTTCCGTGGATGCGGGGAACCTGTCGCTTACGGAAAAAGAAGTGAATCTCCTTGCCCATAACATCATGACGCAGGGTCAGATGTGGACATTCAGACGTTGGGTGCTACAGAAGGAACATACGTTAGAGAGCTATACGCAGTTCCAGATCCAGCTGCTCTTGAATGGCATCGCGATGGATCAGACGACAACACATGTTTAA
- the meaB gene encoding methylmalonyl Co-A mutase-associated GTPase MeaB — protein sequence MHELAKRLIDRDMRALARGISHFENDHPDKLEILKAVHDQGKGAHIIGITGSPGAGKSSLVNRLIQFLRSKKMTVGIVAVDPTSPFSGGALLGDRVRMADHFTDAGVYIRSMGTRGSLGGLARTTKEAVRLMDAYGFDVILVETVGVGQSELDIMKVADTTAVVLNPGSGDVVQVFKAGIMEIADLFIINKADLPGVSKLMTEIEGMLDLVKHDAEWRPPIAQTISTQNKGLKELWDRFKEHGQYLKDSGEGKRKQTRILQEEVLEVVHYELMRLIEKENEKGSWREQIARREIDPYTAADTILSEWTQRRNPSESQDTTTKEG from the coding sequence ATGCACGAGCTCGCGAAAAGATTGATAGATAGGGACATGAGAGCGTTAGCCCGAGGAATCAGTCACTTTGAAAATGACCATCCGGATAAGCTTGAAATTTTAAAGGCCGTACATGATCAAGGGAAAGGTGCGCATATCATCGGAATCACTGGTTCTCCGGGTGCCGGGAAGAGCTCCCTCGTCAATCGGCTCATCCAGTTTTTACGATCGAAAAAAATGACCGTCGGAATCGTTGCGGTCGACCCGACAAGTCCCTTCAGCGGAGGGGCACTGCTCGGGGACCGCGTCCGGATGGCGGATCATTTTACAGACGCAGGTGTGTATATCCGAAGCATGGGCACACGTGGAAGTCTTGGGGGTCTTGCGAGGACGACGAAGGAAGCTGTCCGGCTTATGGATGCATACGGATTCGATGTCATTCTCGTCGAAACGGTCGGCGTCGGTCAATCCGAACTCGACATCATGAAGGTTGCCGACACAACGGCCGTTGTATTGAATCCTGGAAGCGGAGATGTCGTCCAGGTGTTCAAAGCCGGGATCATGGAGATCGCTGATTTGTTCATTATCAATAAAGCAGATCTACCCGGGGTTTCAAAGCTAATGACCGAGATTGAAGGGATGCTTGACCTTGTGAAGCATGATGCGGAATGGCGTCCCCCGATCGCCCAAACGATTTCGACTCAAAATAAAGGGCTTAAAGAGCTTTGGGATCGGTTCAAAGAGCATGGTCAGTATTTGAAGGATAGTGGAGAAGGAAAGCGAAAGCAGACCCGGATTCTGCAAGAAGAGGTGCTGGAGGTCGTCCATTACGAGCTGATGCGCCTGATTGAGAAAGAGAACGAAAAAGGAAGCTGGAGAGAACAGATTGCACGCAGGGAGATCGATCCTTACACAGCCGCTGATACGATCTTGTCGGAATGGACTCAAAGGCGGAACCCTTCTGAGTCACAAGATACGACTACGAAAGAGGGATGA